The genomic interval CAAGCGGAGGTGTACCGACATAGAAATTGTCAAAATGAACCTCACTGACCTGCGTTACCGCCTCAACCGTATTGGACGGATCTTCATTGAATCCCGTCGTCACACCGGCATATACCATTGTTCCTTCAGCAAGCCCCGTATCCATCGGCGTACCGTCCGCAATCAGACCGTTTCCGCCTTCGCCATAAATATCGGTATCAATCCAGATGGTTCCATTGGAAACGATCAGACTCGATTGCACAGAAAACCAGTCACTCGTCCCACCGGCAGTTGCATCCACGCCGAGATCACTGACCGGCACCCAGCCCTCAACCCACACTTCAGCGGTTCCATCGTGCTTGAAACCGATAGCTGCATTCCGCATGACCAATGCTTTGTTTACATGACTGCCTTCCCACCAGTTGGTGCTGGTGCTCAGGTTCAGCGAAAAAAAGGACTGATTGGGGGTTTCAGGCGCACCTCCAGGAGCGTGCACAAACCGCATGTCGGCTTTGATGATCATATTGTCATCGCCTTCGAGTGTAAATCCGTGCGTGGTCGGTGCATGGTAGTTCCGCAGAGCCCGGCTGTTATCCAGTACAGCATAGGTGCCGTCCGATGTCAGCAGATCGGTCTGCGCCGGAGTAACTGAATCATCCCATTTCGGGCGCCAGTCGGCACCATTGACGGTACCGCCGGTGTAGGTACTGAAGTCATCTTCAAAGATGATCTGTTCAGCAAATGTTGCACCTGCTACGGCTGTTGCAAGCAGGAATAAAGCAGATTCTTTTTTCATCTCAAGTCTCCACAAGAACGGCCGCCCATCCGGACACTTTCATGCGCCCCGCCGCCGAGACAGGAACACGGCCTAATTTAAAAGTCGCCGAAGGTATCATGTGATCGATAACATTCAACTTCATTCTAGAAGAAAATGCTATTCTAACAGATGCAATGAGAAAAAATGCTTTAGATTACGCGAATCTGAACGCGTTTATGCTGCTGCAAAGAAAAGTGGAAACAGATTAAAATCAACAGTTTATGTTTCCGATAACATTAAATTCTGCAACAGTATTACGCACTTAAATAAAGAGACCGGATCTGATTTATTTCACCTGGATACGCACATTATCGAACCGCCACCACTCGGTACTTTTAACCGGTTTGGCAACCTCGACCATCAGCATGACATACGTTTCCGCGGTTTTCGCAGGAACAATCAGCTCAGGAACCGAAACCGTCTGGAATTCCGATGGCGGCACTGCAACCTTTTTTTCCACTTCCTGCAGAATATTTCCGGCGGCATCCACACAGATTACGGATATTTTTACCCGGGAACTTCTTTTCTTTGCCTTTCCGACAAGATCCAAATCCACCTTAACCACAAATCCCGGTTGTGCTTTAATCACCTTCGCGCAGGCCATGACTCCGCCCGCAGGCTCACCCTTCGACACCGTGCACATCGCAGATTTCGAACCGTCAGATGCATCTTTTGCATAGATTGACCACCCTTTGCCCTGCACGTTCCAGCCGGTAAAATCACCCGTTTCGAAACTGCTCTTGCCTTGCGCCAATGCCCCCTCCGCAACAAGAAACGCCATTGATGCAGCCAAAATTAAAATTGTACGGCCTGTTGCCATTATCAGAATCCATCCCCACTTATTTTCTGAGATAATACATGTATGCAATACATGCATTCAATATGCCAGAAAACATTGAAAATTTAACTCAATCCAAATTTTATGCGCCTGATCAGCATAAAAAAGAACATATATATTCTTCGGCTGTCTCCATATAGACCCCGTATCCGTCTACCTGTATATGAAAAAGCACCAAATGATGAAACGGTTTTCAATTCTCCTTCTATGCAGTCTGAATACTCTCAGCTCTGCAGCGCAAACCTATCATTCTCCAAGTGTTATTAAAAATGCGCCTAAAGGTAAATCACTATATATCGCCACTCACGCCGGAAAACAGATTAGACAGCTCAACAAAGAAAATCTCAAAGTAACCACCTGGCTTGAACTCCCCGCAGAACCCAGCGGCTTTATTCTGAACGGCGATCAGCTCATCATTACCGGCGGCGGCTATAACGGCTCTGTATGGCTAGCTGCAGATGGAAAAATTATCCGAACCCTGAAAGCCGGCCACACTCCGCTCTCCCCGGTGCTCTCTCCTGATGCCCGGACACTCTACGTCTGCAACCGTTTCAACAATGATATCTCTTTTATCAATCTCGCCACGGGCAAAACCACCGCACGCGTCCCTGTACTTCGCGAACCCATCGCCGCTGACATCACCCCGGATGGCCGCTACCTTTTTGTGGCCAACCACATCCCCGACGGCCGGGCCGATGTCGACTATGTTGCATCAAAAATTTCTGTAATCGACACACAGACCCGGACCGTAAAAACCATTCTTCTTGTCAATGGAGCTGAAGGCCTGCGCGATCTCAAATTATCACCCGACGGAAAAAAGGTTTTTGCAACACACCTCATGGCCCGCTTTCTCGTCCCAACCACACAGCTTGAGCGGGGCTGGGTTTCCACCGATGCCCTCAGCGTCATTGATGTGGATTCCCAGACACTGGAATACACCGTGCTGCTCGATGACGTGGATCAGGGCTTCCCCAATCCCTGGGCCATCGATTTTTCCAGCGACGGAAAAACCCTGGTCGTCTCCTCAGCCGGCAATCATGAACTCAGCCTGATCGACCTCCCGGCACTTACGGAAAAAATAAAAACCGAAGCAGCCCGCAACAACGGAAAAGCCCACCTAAACGCACACAATAACCTATCGTTCCTCTCCGGCATCAGAAAGCGGGTCAAACTGAAAGGCAACGGTCCGCGCGCACTGACCGTGGACGGAGACACCATTTATGTGGCCCACTATTTTTCCGACGATATCGAAATCGTCCGCGTTTCCGAAAACCGGGAAACCAGCTCCGGCCTCGTGCCTCTTGGCGACGAACAACCCATCACACCGATTCGTCAGGGCGAAATCTTCTTCAACGACGCCCGTCTCTGCTTTCAGAACTGGCTCAGCTGCGCCACCTGCCACCCCGACGCCCGCACAGACGCCCTCAACTGGGATCTGCTCAACGACGGCATCGGAAATCCGAAAAATGTAAAATCCATGCTTCATGCCCACGAAAATCCTCGTGCCATGTGGCTCGGTGTTCGGGCCGATGCCTATGCCGGAGTACGGGCCGGCCTCCGGCATATTCAGTTTGCCGTCCGGCCGGAGGCCGACGCACAAGCCATTGATGCCTATCTGAAAAGTCTGAAACCCGTACCCAGCCCCTGGCTGGTCGACGGAAAACTCAGCAAAGCCGCCGAACGCGGAAAACGTATTTTCAACACCGCAGGCTGCATCCACTGCCACTCAGGCCCCTATCACTCCAACAACCAGATGTATGATATGGGAACAACCAAAGGGCAGGACGAAGGTCTTCCGGTTGATGTGCCCCACCTCACCGAGGCCTGGCGTACTGCGCCCTACATGCACGACGGCCGGGCCGCCACTATGCAGGAGCTCTTCTCTACATTC from Verrucomicrobia bacterium S94 carries:
- a CDS encoding c-type cytochrome — translated: MKKHQMMKRFSILLLCSLNTLSSAAQTYHSPSVIKNAPKGKSLYIATHAGKQIRQLNKENLKVTTWLELPAEPSGFILNGDQLIITGGGYNGSVWLAADGKIIRTLKAGHTPLSPVLSPDARTLYVCNRFNNDISFINLATGKTTARVPVLREPIAADITPDGRYLFVANHIPDGRADVDYVASKISVIDTQTRTVKTILLVNGAEGLRDLKLSPDGKKVFATHLMARFLVPTTQLERGWVSTDALSVIDVDSQTLEYTVLLDDVDQGFPNPWAIDFSSDGKTLVVSSAGNHELSLIDLPALTEKIKTEAARNNGKAHLNAHNNLSFLSGIRKRVKLKGNGPRALTVDGDTIYVAHYFSDDIEIVRVSENRETSSGLVPLGDEQPITPIRQGEIFFNDARLCFQNWLSCATCHPDARTDALNWDLLNDGIGNPKNVKSMLHAHENPRAMWLGVRADAYAGVRAGLRHIQFAVRPEADAQAIDAYLKSLKPVPSPWLVDGKLSKAAERGKRIFNTAGCIHCHSGPYHSNNQMYDMGTTKGQDEGLPVDVPHLTEAWRTAPYMHDGRAATMQELFSTFGHGDKYGSVSALSPEELNDLIEYVLSL